In Choloepus didactylus isolate mChoDid1 chromosome 6, mChoDid1.pri, whole genome shotgun sequence, one DNA window encodes the following:
- the LOC119538393 gene encoding olfactory receptor 52D1-like has protein sequence MPPLNTSHPSPVTFSLMGIPGLEHLHVWIGIPFCSMYVVAVVGNVTILAVVRAERSLHEPMFLFLCMLSVTDLVLSTSTLPRMLCLFWLGAHDIAFAACLAQMFFIHSFTAMESGFFLAMAIDRYVAICHPLRHATILTHTHITIMGIIVVVRGVAFFSPHPILLRQLPYCRTRIIAHTYCEFMAVVKLACMDTGATKRYSLSMASIIGSCDAVLIAASYAFILHSVFHLPSREASFKALGTCGSHVCVILVFYSTAGFSIFTHRFGKNIPAHIHIFIANMYLLVPPFLNPIVYGVRTKKIREHVLGAIRAKAA, from the coding sequence ATGCCACCTCTCAACACTTCTCACCCCTCTCCTGTCACCTTCTCTCTGATGGGCATCCCAGGTCTAGAGCACCTGCATGTCTGGATCGGGATTCCCTTCTGCTCCATGTACGTGGTGGCTGTGGTGGGGAACGTGACCATCCTGGCCGTGGTGAGGGCAGAGCGGAGCCTCCACGAGCCCATGTTCCTCTTTCTGTGCATGCTGTCAGTCACTGACCTGGTCCTCTCCACGTCTACACTTCCGCGCATGCTGTGTCTGTTCTGGCTTGGAGCCCATGACATTGCCTTTGCTGCTTGCCTGGCCCAAATGTTCTTCATCCACAGCTTTACTGCCATGGAATCGGGCTTTTTCCTGGCCATGGCCATTGATCGATATGTGGCCATATGTCACCCCCTGCGCCATGCCACCATTCTCACCCACACTCACATCACCATAATGGGTATAATTGTGGTGGTCCGGGGTGTGGCCTTCTTTTCTCCACATCCCATCCTGCTCAGACAGCTTCCCTACTGTAGAACACGAATCATTGCCCACACCTACTGTGAGTTCATGGCTGTGGTGAAGCTGGCATGTATGGACACAGGGGCCACAAAGCGTTATAGCCTCAGTATGGCTTCCATCATAGGCTCATGTGATGCTGTTCTCATTGCTGCATCCTACGCCTTCATTCTCCACTCTGTATTTCACCTGCCATCCCGAGAAGCTAGCTTTAAGGCTTTGGGCACATGTGGCTCCCATGTTTGTGTCATTCTTGTCTTCTACTCCACAGCAGGCTTTTCCATTTTCACTCACCGttttgggaaaaatatacctgcacacattcatatttttattgcaaaTATGTACCTTTTGGTGCCTCCTTTCCTTAACCCTATTGTATATGGAGTAAGGACTAAGAAAATACGGGAACATGTTCTTGGAGCTATAAGAGCTAAAGCTGCCTGA